The following coding sequences lie in one Arachis hypogaea cultivar Tifrunner chromosome 9, arahy.Tifrunner.gnm2.J5K5, whole genome shotgun sequence genomic window:
- the LOC112712683 gene encoding uncharacterized protein, with the protein MGSLGASCLTISLAIILLSLPTEISANKYSYSSPPPPKKPYHYPSPPPPVHSPPPPPYHYPSPPPPPPKKPYKYPSPPPPVHSPPPPKAPYHYPSPPPPPKKPYKYPSPPPPVHKYPHPHPHPHPHPIYHSPPPPVHKPHPYPHPVHHSPPPHKKHYKYPSPPPPVHKYPHHHPHHPVYHSPPPPVHHYVPPPPHKKPYKYPSPPPPVHYYYKSPPPPYHY; encoded by the coding sequence ATGGGGTCCCTAGGAGCCTCCTGTCTCACTATTTCATTGGCAATAATCCTTTTGAGTTTGCCAACTGAAATCTCAGCCAACAAATACTCATACTCCTCCCCTCCACCACCCAAGAAGCCTTACCACTACCCTTCTCCACCACCACCAGTTCACTCGCCGCCGCCACCCCCTTATCACTATCcatctccaccaccaccaccaccaaagaAGCCCTACAAGTATCCATCTCCACCGCCACCAGTCCACTCACCACCTCCTCCAAAGGCACCATACCACTATCCTTCTCCACCTCCACCGCCAAAAAAGCCATATAAGTACCCATCTCCACCACCACCGGTTCACAAATATCCTCATCCACACCCACACCCTCACCCTCACCCAATCTACCACTCTCCTCCACCACCAGTTCACAAGCCCCACCCTTACCCCCACCCAGTCCACCACTCTCCACCACCACACAAGAAGCACTACAAGTACCCGTCTCCGCCACCACCGGTACACAAGTACCCACACCACCACCCTCATCACCCGGTGTACCACTCTCCACCACCACCAGTCCACCACTACGTTCCTCCGCCACCACACAAGAAGCCTTATAAGTACCCGTCTCCTCCTCCTCCAGTTCATTACTACTATAAATCACCTCCTCCACCTTATCATTACTAG
- the LOC112712684 gene encoding uncharacterized protein, translating into MASLVVSSLTLAIAIILFTLPCEISAYKYPYLSPPPPKHAPYHYPSPPPPHSPPPPYHYSSPPPPVHKPYPHPHPVYHSPPPPPVHKPYPHPYPVHHSPPPHKKHYKYPSPPPPVHKYPHHHPHHPVYHSPPPPVHHYVPHPVYHSPPPPHKKPYKYPSPPPPVHSPPPPTYYYKSPPPPHHY; encoded by the coding sequence atggcTTCTCTTGTAGTGTCTTCTCTTACTCTAGCAATAGCCATAATCCTTTTCACTTTACCATGTGAAATCTCAGCTTATAAATACCCATATCTCTCACCACCACCACCCAAACATGCACCTTACCACTACCCAtctccaccaccaccacactCACCACCGCCTCCTTACCATTACTCATCTCCACCACCACCAGTTCACAAACCCTACCCTCACCCCCACCCAGTTTACCactctcctccaccaccaccagttCACAAGCCCTACCCTCACCCTTACCCAGTGCACCACTCTCCACCACCACACAAGAAGCACTACAAGTACCCGTCTCCGCCACCACCGGTGCACAAGTACCCTCACCACCACCCTCATCACCCGGTGTACCACTCTCCACCACCACCAGTCCACCACTACGTTCCCCACCCAGTTTACCACTCTCCTCCGCCACCACACAAGAAGCCTTACAAGTACCCGTCTCCTCCTCCTCCAGTTCATTCTCCACCTCCACCTACCTACTACTACAAATCTCCCCCTCCACCTCACCACTACTAG